Proteins from a genomic interval of Aquabacterium sp. J223:
- the lepA gene encoding translation elongation factor 4 — MDHIRNFSIIAHIDHGKSTLADRIIQRCGGLSDREMEAQVLDSMDIERERGITIKAQTAALQYTARDGRTYNLNLIDTPGHVDFSYEVSRSLSACEGALLVVDASQGVEAQTVANCYTALDLGVEVVPVLNKMDLPQADPDNAKAEIEDVIGIDADDAIPCSAKTGMGIDDILEAVIARMPAPRGDADGPPRAMIIDAWFDNYVGVVMLVRVVDGRLAKGERIRLMATNTVYPIEHLGVFTPKSENREQLRAGEVGFVICGIKELASAKVGDTVTLEKKLPNNAGPATEALPGFKEIQPQVFAGLYPTEASEYDALRDALEKLKLNDSSLRYEPEVSQALGFGFRCGFLGLLHMEIVQERLEREFDQDLVTTAPSVIYEVELNDGTVLQVENPSKMPDQGRIREIREPIVSVQLYMPQDYVGPVMTLANQKRGIQLNMAYHGKQVMLTYELPLAEIVLDFFDKLKSVSRGYASMDYEFKEYRPADVVKVDILINGERVDPLAMIVHRAQSQFRGRAVAAKMREQIPRQMYDVAIQAAIGANIIARENIKALRKNVLAKCYGGDITRKRKLLEKQKAGKKRMKQIGTVEVPQEAFLAILQVDD; from the coding sequence ATGGATCACATCCGCAACTTCTCCATCATTGCCCACATCGACCACGGCAAGAGCACGCTGGCCGACCGGATCATCCAGCGCTGCGGCGGTCTGTCCGACCGTGAAATGGAAGCGCAGGTGCTCGACTCGATGGACATCGAGCGCGAGCGCGGCATCACCATCAAGGCGCAGACCGCCGCGCTGCAGTACACGGCTCGAGACGGCCGCACCTACAACCTCAACCTGATCGACACGCCAGGCCACGTCGACTTCTCGTACGAGGTCAGCCGGTCGCTGTCGGCGTGCGAGGGCGCGTTGCTGGTCGTCGACGCCAGCCAGGGGGTGGAAGCGCAGACGGTGGCCAACTGCTACACCGCGCTGGACCTCGGCGTGGAGGTGGTGCCGGTGCTCAACAAGATGGACCTGCCGCAGGCGGACCCGGACAACGCCAAGGCCGAGATCGAGGACGTCATTGGCATCGACGCGGACGACGCCATCCCCTGCTCGGCGAAGACCGGCATGGGCATCGACGACATCCTCGAAGCGGTGATCGCCCGCATGCCGGCGCCGCGGGGTGATGCCGACGGTCCGCCGCGGGCGATGATCATCGACGCCTGGTTCGACAACTACGTCGGGGTGGTGATGCTGGTGCGGGTGGTCGACGGCCGCCTGGCCAAGGGCGAGCGCATCCGGCTGATGGCCACCAACACCGTCTACCCGATCGAGCACCTCGGCGTCTTCACGCCGAAGAGCGAGAACCGCGAGCAGCTTCGTGCGGGCGAGGTCGGCTTCGTCATCTGCGGCATCAAGGAACTGGCGTCGGCCAAGGTGGGCGACACCGTGACGCTGGAGAAGAAGCTGCCGAACAACGCGGGCCCGGCCACCGAGGCGCTGCCCGGCTTCAAGGAGATCCAGCCGCAGGTCTTCGCCGGCCTCTACCCCACCGAGGCCAGCGAGTACGACGCGCTGCGCGACGCGCTGGAGAAGCTCAAGCTCAACGACAGCTCGCTGCGCTACGAGCCCGAGGTGAGCCAGGCGCTGGGCTTCGGCTTCCGCTGCGGCTTCCTCGGCCTGCTGCACATGGAGATCGTGCAGGAGCGGCTCGAGCGCGAGTTCGACCAGGACCTGGTGACCACCGCGCCCAGCGTGATCTACGAGGTGGAGCTGAACGACGGCACCGTGCTGCAGGTGGAGAACCCCAGCAAGATGCCCGACCAGGGCCGCATCCGCGAGATCCGCGAACCGATCGTCAGCGTGCAGCTGTACATGCCGCAGGACTACGTCGGCCCGGTCATGACGCTGGCCAACCAGAAGCGCGGCATCCAGCTCAACATGGCCTACCACGGCAAGCAGGTGATGCTCACCTACGAGCTTCCGCTGGCCGAGATCGTGCTCGACTTCTTCGACAAGCTGAAGAGCGTGAGCCGAGGCTACGCGTCGATGGACTACGAGTTCAAGGAGTACCGCCCCGCCGACGTGGTGAAGGTCGACATCCTGATCAACGGCGAGCGGGTCGACCCGCTGGCCATGATCGTGCACCGGGCGCAGAGCCAGTTCCGCGGCCGCGCGGTGGCCGCCAAGATGCGCGAGCAGATCCCGCGGCAGATGTACGACGTGGCCATCCAAGCGGCCATCGGCGCCAACATCATCGCCCGCGAGAACATCAAGGCGCTGCGCAAGAACGTGCTGGCAAAATGCTACGGCGGTGACATCACCCGCAAGCGCAAGCTGCTCGAAAAACAGAAGGCCGGCAAGAAACGCATGAAGCAGATCGGAACGGTCGAGGTGCCGCAGGAAGCCTTCCTCGCCATCCTGCAAGTGGACGACTGA
- a CDS encoding DUF4845 domain-containing protein has product MQAPGLAHSQRLQRGVTLIGLLFWAIVIGFVAVVGLKTFPSVNEYLTIRRAVNKIADGGATTVAEIRSAFDKQKEIEYAISSISGKDLKITKEDERVVIAFAYDKEIEIYGPVYLMIKYEGRSR; this is encoded by the coding sequence ATGCAAGCTCCCGGCCTCGCCCACTCCCAGCGCCTGCAGCGCGGCGTCACGCTCATCGGCCTGCTGTTCTGGGCCATCGTCATCGGCTTCGTCGCCGTCGTCGGCCTCAAGACCTTCCCCTCGGTCAACGAGTACCTGACCATCCGGCGGGCGGTCAACAAGATCGCCGACGGCGGGGCCACCACGGTGGCCGAGATCCGCTCCGCCTTCGACAAGCAGAAGGAGATCGAATACGCGATCTCCTCGATCTCCGGCAAGGACCTGAAGATCACCAAGGAGGACGAGCGGGTGGTCATCGCCTTCGCCTATGACAAGGAGATCGAGATCTACGGACCGGTCTACCTGATGATCAAATACGAGGGCCGCTCCCGCTGA
- a CDS encoding MucB/RseB C-terminal domain-containing protein, giving the protein MLHPAAAPNRRRVVVAGAGGLLSCTGLLRPAFAAGEDDGPPVVDVRGWLQRMQDAAAHRSYQGTLVFSSAGAVTSARIVHYADGAHQYECIEWLDGQMRRLYRHNESVKAVWPEHKLVLLEPRDPVTPFPALIQPQSDDRVAEHYELRHRGKDRIAGQEALVTVLRPRDGLRFAQRVWTEKNTGLPLRVEILGPRDEVLGSSAFSEVALNVKPQPEAVLQPMRRLDGYRVLRSPMTAAALEQEGWTLKPAVPGFRLVRTVKRPLEAPGAPAAEGDRQVLQAVLSDGLTHVSLFIEPYAQARHPRALHTAVGATHTAMRRHGEWWLTLVGDVPAATLRQIAQGLERRP; this is encoded by the coding sequence ATGCTGCACCCCGCCGCCGCCCCCAACCGTCGCCGCGTCGTCGTGGCCGGGGCTGGTGGGTTGTTGTCGTGCACCGGCCTGCTGCGGCCGGCCTTCGCGGCAGGGGAGGACGACGGTCCGCCGGTGGTCGACGTGCGCGGCTGGCTGCAGCGCATGCAGGACGCCGCCGCCCATCGCAGCTACCAGGGCACGCTGGTGTTCAGCAGCGCCGGCGCCGTCACCAGCGCCCGCATCGTCCACTACGCCGACGGCGCCCACCAGTACGAATGCATCGAATGGCTGGACGGCCAGATGCGTCGCCTGTACCGGCACAACGAGTCGGTCAAGGCGGTGTGGCCGGAGCACAAGCTGGTGCTGCTCGAGCCGCGCGATCCGGTCACGCCGTTCCCGGCGCTGATCCAGCCGCAGTCCGACGACCGGGTGGCCGAGCACTACGAGCTGCGCCACCGCGGCAAGGACCGCATCGCCGGCCAGGAGGCCCTGGTGACGGTGCTGCGGCCGCGTGACGGCCTGCGCTTCGCGCAGCGGGTGTGGACCGAGAAGAACACCGGCCTGCCGCTGCGCGTGGAGATCCTCGGCCCACGCGACGAGGTGCTCGGCTCGTCGGCCTTCTCCGAGGTGGCGCTGAACGTCAAGCCGCAGCCCGAGGCGGTGCTGCAGCCCATGCGCCGGCTCGACGGGTACCGGGTGCTGCGTTCGCCGATGACGGCCGCCGCCCTGGAGCAGGAGGGCTGGACCCTGAAGCCGGCCGTGCCCGGCTTCAGGCTCGTGCGCACCGTCAAGCGCCCGCTGGAGGCGCCGGGCGCGCCGGCGGCCGAGGGTGACCGGCAGGTGCTGCAGGCCGTGCTGTCCGACGGGCTCACCCATGTCTCGCTGTTCATCGAGCCCTATGCCCAGGCCCGCCATCCACGGGCCCTGCACACCGCCGTGGGCGCCACCCACACCGCCATGCGCCGGCATGGCGAGTGGTGGCTGACGCTGGTCGGCGATGTGCCGGCCGCGACCCTGCGGCAGATTGCCCAGGGCTTGGAACGGCGGCCTTAG
- the lepB gene encoding signal peptidase I → MGTLTGLLYAGLIVYLGGWYLGHWSGNFSLLLFVLTVVTLAYWLAERFRFRPAREAAAAHLEAQTAARRATLEQQGIKPDSQPIDDARHRLLAQPWWLDWTAGLFPVILLVFLLRSFLFEPFKIPSGSMIPTLQVGDLILVNKYHYGVRLPVINKKVVENHDPQRGDVIVFRYPVNPAVDYIKRVVAVPGDEVAYLNRRLSINGQLVPTTALPDAYDGEIMRYMQQFSEKLGAVEHRIQLLPQAVPFDPRRTYDFPFKDQCRYSAEGMVCKVPPGHYFVMGDNRDNSEDSRYWGFVPDENIVGRAFLVWMNFGDLGRIGRFH, encoded by the coding sequence ATGGGAACGCTGACCGGACTGTTGTACGCGGGCCTGATCGTCTACCTCGGAGGCTGGTACCTGGGGCACTGGAGCGGCAACTTCTCGCTGCTGCTGTTCGTCCTCACCGTCGTCACGCTGGCGTACTGGCTGGCCGAGCGCTTCCGCTTCCGTCCGGCGCGCGAGGCCGCCGCCGCGCACCTGGAAGCCCAGACCGCCGCCCGTCGGGCCACGCTGGAACAGCAGGGCATCAAGCCCGACAGCCAGCCCATCGACGACGCGCGCCACCGCCTGCTGGCCCAGCCGTGGTGGCTGGATTGGACGGCGGGGCTCTTCCCGGTCATCCTGCTGGTCTTCCTGCTGCGCTCCTTCCTCTTCGAGCCGTTCAAGATCCCGTCCGGCTCGATGATCCCGACGCTGCAGGTGGGTGACCTCATCCTGGTCAACAAGTACCACTACGGCGTGCGGCTGCCGGTGATCAACAAGAAGGTGGTCGAGAACCACGACCCGCAGCGCGGCGACGTGATCGTCTTCCGCTACCCGGTCAACCCGGCGGTGGACTACATCAAGCGCGTGGTCGCCGTGCCGGGCGACGAGGTGGCCTACCTGAACCGGCGGCTGTCGATCAACGGCCAGCTGGTGCCGACGACCGCGCTGCCCGACGCCTACGACGGCGAGATCATGCGGTATATGCAGCAGTTCTCGGAAAAGCTCGGCGCGGTGGAGCATCGCATCCAGCTGCTGCCGCAGGCGGTGCCCTTCGACCCGCGGCGCACCTATGATTTCCCCTTCAAGGACCAATGCCGCTACAGCGCCGAGGGGATGGTCTGCAAGGTCCCCCCGGGCCACTACTTTGTCATGGGCGACAACCGCGACAACTCCGAGGACTCCCGCTACTGGGGTTTCGTGCCGGACGAGAACATCGTCGGCCGGGCCTTCCTGGTGTGGATGAACTTCGGCGACCTGGGTCGCATCGGTCGCTTCCACTGA